The nucleotide sequence GTTTGAAGAAAATTTTCAGTTGTTCATTGTACCTCAGGGACTTCATCATGTGGGCAGTGACCCGCTGGGCTGATCTCGTAGTATGGAGCGTTTGGGATCtccttctttatcttctttccCCACATCGGACTCACCCATGGATCTTCTCTTCCATACATGAGACATATCTGAACATTGTTTTCCTTACACCTATAGCATAGACCATCACATAGCATTCCTCGATAAGCAATAAGACGAATCCCACAGatgaaaaaacatataaatacaagTGATTTTACACTGTGTTATACCTAGATAAAGCTTCAGAGAAAGATAGCTGTCCACCAGGAGCAAGCATGATTGAAGCAAACGACGCTGCAGCAGCCGGATGCTGCGTAATCTCCACTATACGTGAGAATACTTTATCCACATTGGTAGAATGGTCTGTGTAGACCTGTTTAAGTATCTCAGCTATGCTTTCAGGATCACTTATCTTCTGCCATCTGCAATTCCATGGGGAAGTATaacaaaagtaaacatattagaCTGATAATAGAGCTAGAAAATGATAAATAGCAGGTAAGAAGCTATTTTCGTAAAGTCTCACTTACACCAATTCTGTGATTTTTTTCACTCTTGCCGGCAAAGGGAATGCTCCGGGCCATGGAAAGAGACGTGCGAGCTTTGGGGATCTTACTGGATTAGGGAAGAAACCCCAGAAAGGTGTTGCATTAAGCAAGGTAACACCCTTTACCAGGTGAGGATGGGTTGCTGCAAAGTAAAGAGCTACATATCCTCCAAGTGAGTTCCCTGCAATGTATACAGGCTCACCGATAACCTGtacaacaaatacaatatacTCAGCAACTTATTTCAGGTGAAATCGTAATAAGTGTTCATTCCTTTATTTcttaatgaaactagaacacaAGCAGAATCAAGAATGTGGATAAATTCTAGTGCATCTTATACTCTCCCATGCCCAAAACCAATCCCAAAAGACTCATACACACACTACTCAGGTGTTGATCTGATAACTATTGAAATCCATGAGTATATGACTCATAGCAACAATATCTAATGAAAGAGCTAAAACAATGCACCATCCTTTTCTCCTAAACTTTCCAAGACTTGAGACAGATTGAAGTTATGACTATAAGTTGATCAAGAGCTAAATGAATAACATAACAAATGAACAGCAtagtaaaatttgattttgtttacctCTTCTACAAAATACTGAACTTGATCTCTCCAGAGATCCAGAGAGAATACGAGTTGGTCAGCCCATGGTTCAGTCTTATCACCAAATCCCCAAAATggtttctcatcatcttcagagGCACCAGTTTCTTCAGCCACGGTAGTAGTAGGATCTTCAGTCGGGAGAGATAAACCCTGGCCGAGAAAATCAATAGCCCAAACTCGATAATCCCTACCCAAATCCGTAAGCTGCTTCTCATAATGAAATGAACCAACACCAAAGCCAGGTAGAAACAACACCGGAGGAGCCTCAACGTTACCACAACCTGATTTCTCATAATGCACTCTGAGCTTGGGTCTCCACTCACAGTGAGAATGACTGATTCGAGCAGCAGCCTCACCGTTTGATTCATCAGGTAAACCAGGAATCAAAACCTTAGAAGTAgatgattctcttcttcttgtggatATAGTACCCAAATCCTCATTCTCACCAACCACATAACCATCAGAGTTCCCATTCCTGATCACAAATCTGGATTTCCTTACCCCAGATAAGAAGAGACTTGATCGATTTGGTACCAATCTTTTCGTGGCTAATTCACCACTCCAAGTCACAACAGAGCACTGAGGCACGAAGTTGAGTGAGATAATCTCCATAACAAAATCCTGTCAAACGAACAAACCAAAGACAACTCTTTTAAATCAAATCGGCCACTCagaaggagaaaaacataaaaaggtggaatttttttttgtttagttgtcAGAATTTTGCTTCAAAAGCTAGCTGAAACGATTCATGAAATCGAGGTAATATTCTGTCGAATtgaaatcaaacaacaaccCACGAATCGTCAACAGAGAAGTAATTAACCCAGCAAGAAAAGAGTTTGCAAGTTTAAACCTTTGAGATTGCGGATGAGAGAAGCTTTCATCAAAAGGGGTTTCTCTTCTCAGACGGTTCGTTCGTTATACAAAATGAAACGTTTCTTCTTGATAGAGAGAGATTTTGAAGTATAAGGTGAAGAAAGAATTGGCTTTGCGTGCTGGCTTTTCGGTTAACTTCTTTAGAATCGTTCGGTGCATAACGACAGCAACGTTTTTATTGCGTCATGTTATTACTTTGTTTTTAAGTTCAACTAATTGAAGTGGGGTTTTATTTTCCTCACTATATGACACATTTCAGTAGGGTTTTTTTCTCTCACAATatgacatttttctttttggatcaCATTGCTGATTTGATACCGCAAGAAAAATATCAACCAATGATAATAGAACACTCTTTCTTTGACATTATCATCATCTTACCCCAAAGGATCTCAGACTTTGAACTGTGTGACTATCTGAAGACCTGCAAATTTCATAGATAtccttttttcatttattttctagCAGTCACTTcgaattattttcattatttagaattcttttttgtaaaaatgtcaTATATAAGCAGTAAGCTCACTTTTCTTTTATGTAAAAACGGCATGTCAGTTATCTTAAACGATAAAATAATTAGTGCATTACTAGTTAGTTctagctgtttttttttttttcttttttttgtttaaactcgTAGAGTAAATCCCCGGATTTATGGAGGGATCCGAGACTAATCTCTTTGGGGAAGAGCATCCTACGGGTAGGGTCCCCCGTAAGCAATACAACCATACCCATGTGGCCAAAGGGATTAAGCTGAGCAATTCTTACGCTTGGGGAGAATCGATCTCTGGTCTAGACCAACAGAGCGACTCTTCCACCAAAGCTagaaccactagcccaccacctCATGGTTTTGTTCTAGCTGTGTTGTGATGTTAATATTGGCTCATTGTTCGATTCGCAAAGTTCGTAGATTGTATATAGGATTGTAATCTGAGTTCTACTGTCTTCTACATCACATTCACAAGTTATTTACTACTTCATCTCAAAACTTagaggcaaagaagaagaaacacctTGTAATTGTTAATGGAAGTTTGAGTGCATCCTAAAAGCTAGGTGTGGGCATTTCGGTTTAAGTTCGAATTCattttgggttcggttcggtttgatttatttggttttggcAAATTCTCTAACCAAACTTAATCgaaattggtttggtttgtgttcaggtcggtttatatttggtttggttcagtttggtttagttttagttAGGTTcagttttaatttggtttaaaataaaatttattatagtttgATAATAAGTAGAACAAGTGTAAGttaataaatcaaatcaatttgaAAAGCTAGAAAAATTcaactatattaaaattaaatacctaataaaatataattaaatatatatttatatttagttgattttattagaaaagtaaataaagtaaaattgtaagatcatatatttacaatattattgttattattaattaattaatttaagaaacaCATTGGATTATTGGTTCGGTTCGATTAAACCGAATCATTTGGGTTGAGAAAAAAACAACCGAATGGTTGGAGCATAtgattgggtttggtttgagtCGGTTTGAATTTGAtaggttcggtttggtttaaatgCCCACcctatattaattattaaaagtaaaagccAATGCTTCTGGCTTTTGGTTTTAGAATGAGAAAACCAAATATCTCCGGTGATTGTAAACCGGACGTGTAATCTGGTATCTCTCCCAGACCGCTGTAACCATTTGAATAAccattcttttaatttattaatacgACAACCAACCGCGTTTTACCAATAAAAACGACTTTTCCTCGCAATTTAactctatttttaattatttttataatccgTTTTCCTCGAAGGAGCATATctaattaaaaagtatatataaatattcataaAGAACCTTTAATAAGAGagacataataataattaataaaaacgttgaaaaaataagaaagaaaacagaaaaattctTTGCTTTGCAACAaaggcagaaaaaaaaaacaaacaaaaggctAATTCGGAGCTCTCCTCcacacctttcttcttcttctccgcaaccatcaaacaaaccaaaaaaaaacaacaaccaaaaatttCCCAGAAAATCAGATaattctttcatcttctttgagATCATCGGTGAAAATAACTCATTCATCAGCTCAAAATCAGAAAAGCTGATTCTTTTCCGATAAGGATCATTTCAATTCCAATTTCTTCCTTTGTGAGCTGATCGATCGGTAagccaatttgttttttttttttttttctcaatttctaTCTGTTTGaatctgatcatcatcatcatcagattaaTTAggtttaattagggttttttttggtttacttagGTTTTGCCACCAAATTAGCCGACGAAAAGGGTTTAGTTTCTTTGCGATCTAAGGGGTTCCGATGGCGGGATTGGAGAAAAACTCTGATTTCTCAGGGAAGACGAAATCGTCAACCACGTCGACGTTCTTCAACAGGTCCCTTACAATTCACGGGAGGACAGCGGCGgattcaaaccctaaaccccacaATCTCAACCCTTCTCTTAACCGTACAACCTCAATCACCAAATTCTACACCCCCGTAGAATCAGTAAGCACTTCTCTCAAAGGAAAAGTCAAAAACCTCTGTAAACTGTTCGAGGCTTCGAAACCTTCGAAACCATCTCCTCCACCTGAGATTCCTCAGAAACAGAAATCAGGGAAATCGCTTTTATCAGAATCGCGTATATCGCCGTTTTCGACGTTAAACAACTCTGTGATACGTCTCCCAGGGACAGAGGATAGGATTGTGGTGTATTTCACTAGCTTGAGAGGGATTAGGAGAACGTTTGAGGATTGTTATGCTGTGAGGATGATCTTTAGAGGGTTTCGTGTTTGGATCGATGAGCGTGATGTCTCCATGGATATAGCTTACAGGAAAGAGTTGCAGATTGCAATGGGTGAAAAGAGTGTGTCTTTGCCTCAGGTGTTTATTATGGGGAAGTATGTTGGTGGTGCTGATGTGGTCAAGAGTTTGTTTGAGATTGGTGAGCTTGCTAAGATTCTTAAAGAGTTTCCTATGAGACAACCAGGGTTTGTTTGCAATTGTTGTGGGGATATTAGATTTGTTCCTTGTTCCAATTGTAGTGGTAGCAAGAAACTGtttgatgaggatgaagatagACTCAAGAGGTGTCCTGACTGCAATGAGAATGGTTTGATTCGTTGTCCTCATTGTTCATCTTGAGATGATCTCATCACCATCAACCTAtttattctctcttttgatATGTCCATTGTTGTGTTAGTAGAATTGTGAATGATGCTACGAGTATCCGAAAATCTCTTTTGGATCAGCAGCATTTcacttttgggtttttttttaaggttctTGCGATCAACGGTGTTTGGGAATGCTGTTTGATCGTGGCTTTTAGTTCTTATGTATGCTTGCTACTAAGGACTAATGTAATTTGTGTAGTCAAAATGTCTGAAACCGGTAGTAAGCATTTTGATGTTTCGTGTGTCAATGTTGTGAAAGACAACTTTGTTCGTATGCTATTATATTTGATTGTAAATACTTTAGTGTGTTTATGGGTATTATGTTGAGTACGACAGGCAACTGAGTTCGACTCGCTTGATCATCCTTTATGAGAACTTGGTGAGAAGTAGTCTATCAACATAATCATCTCTCGATCGTCTCAAACCCAAATCATTGATTGAGCGTAACTATTGACAATATGCAAAACTTGCTTCGGCAGACACCCATTATAGGATTCTATCAGTGACTAAATCTATAAGGGAAGCCGGCCATAATTCATTTTTACATCGATAAACCTTTCTTAGAAAGATGGTACTGGGCAACTCCAATGCAAAATTACGGTTCAAGTGGACTAACATAATATAACCTCTATTGTCAGCTTAACCATTCCCCTAAAAGAAACTAACTACTCATTAAAATGGTTCATTGGCATATACGCGGATACAACAAGGAAGGAATCAATCCAAACTACAACAACTTCGGTGAAATGATAGAATCAGACGTGGTAAATGAGAGCACTTGATTATAACAAGGTCGAACTCTTTTTAAAATGTTAGGGAGTCTTGAGAGTATACTTTCCTATATATGAGGCCCACTGTCCAAAACTAATCTCTTTTGCAATCTGAATTCTGAAGCAAACTCCACTCTTGAAAAGCCCAATTGTATTGATGATGAGACAGCTCATCTGATAACTCAACTTTTAGAAAGCCCAATGTTcttttgtcatcatcatcatcatcatcatcatcatcacatcaccACCATCATTATGAATGTTTATGATTGTAatggtgataatgatgataagatgatgatgttgatatgatgatgatgatgctgatatGATGATGTTGGTATAAAGATGGTATGATGATGTACTGatgtacacacaaaaaaagaagccAAGTGATTGTGAAAGTGCAGTTTTGCGAAAACAATTGTCAACTGATTAGTTTTATAGTTGGCCATTTTTAGACAATTCTcccaatatataaatattatagcTAGTTGCATCAAATTAGATCTAAAGAAATATACAGTATGAGTAAATTAATTCATAATCATTCATCAGTTTCTTTCTTTACCAACTTGATTTTAAATTTGTCTCTTTCGGCACGAGGAAGTCCTTTTTACGTTTCATAGTTTGCATCTTTCcttcttttatagttttagtCACAGTTGACGGTTCATAGATAGATTGTTTTTTCACGCAACGTTTTCACTTTCAATTAAAAAAGGTGTGTGGGTTACTTGAACAGTTGAACTACTTACGGGTATCTTCTTCACTCACGCATCCACCTCCCACCATTTAATACACAcctcatttcattatttttattactgGATAAATAACCGTACTATAgctatttttagtattatcaatttccatttttttaaatttcttgttttgaaAGTTCTGCCCGATATGAAAAATTGCCATTACCATTGGACATATATTTCCACATAAAGTATGAAATTAAGAACGGGACGGCACGTTCCCTCCTAGATCTGTTGACTGGTTTCCTGAGTTGTAAAATTAGGTTGTTCTAGTTGGTAGATGAACAAGTTGTCGACTCTAGCGTATTTTGTGTTTTCTATCGGTGGACATGGCATAGTGTTGATAGTTTTGTCATGACCACATGCATAGCTTCTGCATCGTGTTTCATTTATCACTAGAGAGTATGCCAGGCTTGATTGAACGTCGAATGTGTGTATTTCGGTGCGACGGTGCTAGTGATCAATTCTacgtaatatattatatatgctaTTGACCGACGGGAGAAAGATATGATGGATCGGAtttgaaaaaaaggaaatgcaCATGTTTCATACTTTCATGGAGGCGACATATGTGCTCTAGAACCatttatatatgtcggtttggtgCAAAAGCATGTCCTTTTTCTAGCTAGCTAGCGTTTTGAAAACTCGGTTATATATATGGCCCTAATTGGTAAGCCAAAAACTATCTCGCTCCaaccttttttatataaatgtatgTGTAGTGTAAACCTAATATTTAATTGCATAAAAGAcctaatatttaattattgtaagATCATATTTAGAGATGATTTAAATAAAGTCATAATTCAAAGAAGTATATAAAGTTCTTAATATTGACAAGTGTTTTTACGTTTTAATGTACCCTAATATCAAAGAAACGATTTTCGTGTAATAATATCTTAAAATCTACAAAGTGACTCTCTAGATTTCATatttaatgaaaacaaaagaattagtattatttttaaataattgcaATGATATAACAACAAGCTAAATAATCAATTCTTCGATTgaaattatttactatttttgcTAATGCATGCAAGAATTAAGTCCAAGTTGACATGTCGGGTAACTTTTATTTCAACCACCTCAACGAATATATACGGCCTTCAAGCATACGTAACCGTCTCAAAAGTCAgtttccaaataaaaaagaaaacgtaAAATGTTAGGGTATTGTGTAAGTTATTGAGATTCTTCTTGTGGGCTAGCTAGCTAACggaatattaaatcaatttcGAAATGTTGCCAGGATATGATGAGAACCATGTGATGATACGTGATTGCTTTTCTTCAACTTGGTGAcgacagataaaaaaaaattaaaggagaaatataacaacaaaagcTGTACCACCCAGACGAACTCGCAAATGAGTAAAAGACCAGCAGATCTTATATTAGCCTCTTCCGCTGAAGCATAAATTATGCTGCATAATACATGAAAATGCTAGAGTCCAACCGCATTTGCTacgccatttttttgtttttggaatatttCCGCCTCCTATACATCCGTTCTCGATATTATAAAACATTGGGATCAGacatagacatatatatacatcttcaATGAATAATATTTCGTGTTTGAATTGTTTATTTCTTTCACGTACTTCTCATGTTTTAAATACATATACTATACGTATTTATACTGcatatacactacaagaaaatacgCGATTTGCGATGTATATCTGCGACGAAGAAACATcgtcgcaaatttgctatggatttgCAATTATTTTGCTACTCGGAAAACGTTGTCGTTAATTCCTCGCAAAATTAGCGACGGATatttccctcgcaaatttgcgacggaaCTAAGACACCATTGCGAGGATAAGTAAATTCCTCGCAAATGACACTCAATTCCCTAACAAATTTACGACAAATTAGCGATAAAATTGccgtagcaaatttgcgaggagTTTACGAGAGACTAGATGTCAGCAAGCACGTTTTCCCCGAGTGTACCTGTTTTGTCGGCAAAAAGGACACTGCCTCGCAAATTCGTAGCAAGAAATAAATATCTAAAAGCAACCTGTCGCAAATCCGTCGcaaattccctcgcaaatccgtAGCAGATATTTTTAGAAAGTCTATAAATAGCCAGTCCGTGAGACATGGAAACCACAACATAaagcaataagaaaaaaaaaaactggtgggagagaaaaaaaaaattctgagagcaacagaaaaaaaagagaaaaaaataattgtcaaaaaaaaaaatttgtgattaaaaaattCTAGAGAAAATAATGTTTGGAGGTGGAGAGCACGAGATATATACAATACGACGGTGGATGTACAATCATAGAGACCCAAACACCGGTGATGTGACGAAAGAGTTTTGTGATGGCTTGCGCGGTTTCATGTACCAGG is from Camelina sativa cultivar DH55 chromosome 20, Cs, whole genome shotgun sequence and encodes:
- the LOC104769604 gene encoding pheophytinase, chloroplastic-like → MEIISLNFVPQCSVVTWSGELATKRLVPNRSSLFLSGVRKSRFVIRNGNSDGYVVGENEDLGTISTRRRESSTSKVLIPGLPDESNGEAAARISHSHCEWRPKLRVHYEKSGCGNVEAPPVLFLPGFGVGSFHYEKQLTDLGRDYRVWAIDFLGQGLSLPTEDPTTTVAEETGASEDDEKPFWGFGDKTEPWADQLVFSLDLWRDQVQYFVEEVIGEPVYIAGNSLGGYVALYFAATHPHLVKGVTLLNATPFWGFFPNPVRSPKLARLFPWPGAFPLPARVKKITELVWQKISDPESIAEILKQVYTDHSTNVDKVFSRIVEITQHPAAAASFASIMLAPGGQLSFSEALSRCKENNVQICLMYGREDPWVSPMWGKKIKKEIPNAPYYEISPAGHCPHDEVPEVVNYLMRGWIKHLESGGFETLPLLDDSEENWEESSIGREIEFPRDGWKKAVKLLLYGSNDTFWSGVRESFKSSFTRVFGGKSA
- the LOC104769605 gene encoding uncharacterized protein At5g39865-like, which gives rise to MAGLEKNSDFSGKTKSSTTSTFFNRSLTIHGRTAADSNPKPHNLNPSLNRTTSITKFYTPVESVSTSLKGKVKNLCKLFEASKPSKPSPPPEIPQKQKSGKSLLSESRISPFSTLNNSVIRLPGTEDRIVVYFTSLRGIRRTFEDCYAVRMIFRGFRVWIDERDVSMDIAYRKELQIAMGEKSVSLPQVFIMGKYVGGADVVKSLFEIGELAKILKEFPMRQPGFVCNCCGDIRFVPCSNCSGSKKLFDEDEDRLKRCPDCNENGLIRCPHCSS